AGAGGCCATATGTAACAGGACAGGCCTGAGGAGAACCAAAGACACACACTCCCAGCTAGATTAAGAGAGGTCTTGAAAGATTCGCAGGAACTTAGAACAGATGTCCTAGGTACGAGGGAGCCTTTGTATGTTCTGTGTCAAAGAATATGATGAAAGTAGGGTACCACAAAGTGAAGTAGGATATTAATATGGTCTCTAGCCTATGTTTTCCACCACTTGCTGTAATGCCCCTAACAAGCCTTTAGGGCCTGGCTGTAGGGTGGCCTGGAGGGACAGACACTGGAGGCATTCTGAAATCAAATGTTTCAGAAACCCGACACATCAGGACCTTCTGCCCTTCATATTAAATACCACGGGGCGTGATCTGGAGAGAAACactttccttggtagctcagtgttCATGTTTCTGTGCACATCCTGTAGGAAACCCCACAGAGTTTCAGGATACCTCAGATCATCACACCTTTAAAAAGATGCTGCCACGGGATGAGAGAAGGTTCAAGGCTGCAGACCTCGATAGTGACCAGACAGCCACCCGGGAGGAGTTCACCGCCTTTCTGCATCCTGAGGAGTTTGAGCATATGAAGGAAATTGTGGTTTTGGTAAGATATCCAAAGAGCCCGGACTGGGAAAAGACCGAATCAAAGCAGCACCAAAACCTTATCCTTTCTTGCAAAGTGAGAACGTTCTTCAGCCCAAGGGGAACTGGACAAGGACTCTCTAGTGGAATACACTGGAATGCCTATGTACTCGGGAGATGAGTCAGGGGAGGGAGCTGCTGTAGCAAGTAGCCCCCAATCCCAGCTATTCAACACAATAACCGAAAATTAGTTCTTGCTTATACCGAGTCCAGGGCAGATGGTCCCCATCAGTGGATCTTCTGGGCGGTTCTCAAGTGCTGGCAGGCCCCCAGGCCTTTTCCATCTTGTCCTCCACCGTCCTGTGGCTTTGGGGTCATCCTGGCCAATCCCCTGTATTCATCTGATAGACAGAAGAAGAGAAGGACTGAGGAGAAGGCACGGTATGCCTTTACTGTACTGGCCAGGAAATGACACCTCCCTTCCTTTTATGTTCCATGAGCTCCTACATTTGACATGGGCTCCTACGCTGGCAGTTTAGATGTGTGCCCAGAAAGAGCAGATGGGTTTAGTGAGCAACTAACGAGCCTCATTTGCCAGCTTTGAGGGAACTAGAATAAGACTCAGAAATGGAATGCACTGGACTGTTAAATCACATGGAAACGTAAAGTCAGACCATGTCTAGAAAGGGTGCTCCCCTTGGAGTGGATTTGCTTTCCATAGTGTCTTGTCGGGTCCCAGGTGTCTTCACTTTCCTTGACATTAAAGCAAACGCCGATCCCCTGTTTCCAGGGCAGGCATCCTGAGGCAGTTCCAATTGTTTTGCTGCTGGGAAACAACCAGCCCTGGACTATTTCCATTTTCCAGTCTTGGATGGGTTCGCTTATGGATGCTTCATCCTTAGACCACAGTGACCCTGAGGACTGGGCAATGGCTCTAAGAATCATTCCTTTAACACCCAACATCCACTTAGTGATGGCTAATTtgccagaagacagtgaagatGGGGAAGTGGATTATGTGCTTCTGGATTGACTCAATTCTCAGGTTGGCTGTTTTCTTCAGGATGCCTTTGTTTCTCTGACAATGGACAGTAGACTCATTTAATTACTTACcctagcaaaacaaaaacaaaaaccctagtTTAGAGGCCAGATGTACTGAATACACAACATAATATTGGGTGGCCAAAACGTTCGTTTGGGATTTTCTATACGCTGTTACTTATGGGCCACCAAATGTATTCAAGTCAGATATACTTTGATTTTCCAGTTGTTCACAGTTCATATTTTCCTGACGTCACCTTGGTGTTCATAGTCCAGTTAGCAGTGGAATCTATCTTGGTGATCATTTTAGTCCAGTGGGTTTCAACCTGGATTCCTCACAGTACACAGAGACGATTAGGCAGGAGAGTGGAGGTGGTTAGCTTGGCAGAGCTTCATAATAAGAGAACATCTGGGCTTATAGGTACATTTTCATTTGCAGAGAGTGTTCTGCTTTTAAAATCgtaggctgggggaggagggacagaAGGCATTGCCTCTCTTTTACAGATCACAAACTAATGCCCAGGGAGGTCAGGAGACGAGCCAGAAGTCCTCAAGCCATAAAAGCCAGACAGAGGAGGACAATAGTTAGATTTACTGAGCGCACAGAGCTATCTTGCATCTTTTCCCCCTTTGCTTCCTAGGAAACTCTGGAGGACATCGACAAGAATGGGGACGGCTTTGTGGATCAGGATGAGTATATTGGTGAGTGCTGCCTGGAGTCTTGCTCCTCTGTCCCAACTGGGCACCAGTCCTCCACCCACGTCTGGCTACTTTTCCTCAGACGTCTCCTTTAGCAGCAGCTGCAAGTCTGTTGGTGTCACTCCTGTGACTTCCCAGTGAGAGGGACTTGTCACAGCAGTCCTAGGGGTGCAGGGTCAGTGCACTGCCTTGCAGGCAATACAACGCCTCAGGGAGGCATTCCTGGTGGAGAAGAGCCCAGGCCAGCCATTGACCCCACGGCTCTGAGAGGTGCTCTTCATCACACTGTAGAGTTTCTCCCTTTGCGAGACCCAGAGCTGGGGAGGGGGGCTAGAGGGGACCTAGAGCTGCAGGACGGACTCTACAGCAGACTGTTCATCAGCGGGGCCTAGAAACGGAATAGACAGAGCTGTGGTCAGCAGAACTGTTTACAGGCCCAAGCTGTCTGCAGAAAGGCGTTCCTCCTTAGGTAAACCCTTTTACAGAATGCATAGTCTCGCCACATGCGGCTGTTTTATGCCTCTGGGTTTTGGTCTTTCATTGGGAGTACTGTTCCCAGCTTTTTGTTCTGAAGGGCTGCACTTGAGCAACATCCAGAAGTGCGTTTGCAGGTAACTGAGCCCTGGTCAAAGGAGGCTCCAGTTAAGCCCCCAGGTCAGAAACCACTGCTCCTGGTTAGAGCCCTTCCAGCCTGAGGGACTGAAGGAGGCAGCGCGGATATTTCCATTTGATCCTCAGCGGTTGCTGCTTGGGAGGTTTGGCACATGGCCCCAGCTGCAGGCCACCTTCCCAGGATAGCTCTTCTCTTCCCAAGTGTCAGTAAAGTAAAAGCTGGAAAATCgtttgaggggtgggatggataTAACTTTTGTGCAGATATTTAATAGACACAGTCAGTTACCTTGAATAAAAGCAGAGCCCATGGTGCCATCAGTCTCCGGTTCGTGCTTGTTTAACTCTGCCTCCCAAACACAGGAACAAGTACCTGCTGTAAAGGAGAGCAGAGTTTCTGCCAGCCATTCGGAATTGTATTTGGTCTGAAGCAGCAGACGCTGTTCTCCTGTGTCTGTGGTGACGGCAGCTCTCGCCTCAGTAACTGAAGCCATCTCGGTGGCATTCCCTCTGTAGCACAATCAGTGCTGACAGCCCCGTCGTCAGTGTGCACACTGCAGCCTGTCTCACGCCTGGTGCACACGCGTGTGAGGGCAGTTTCAGAGCCCCGCACACCCAGTGGTGAGGGAATTAGACTTGAAGGGGAGGCAGGGTGATTAAGACGGTGTAGCTCTTCTGATTTCAAGTGTGTGCTCTGCCTCACTCTCTTCCTGATCCACATTGAAAAGGTACATGGCGGGGGCAAAACCCTTGAGTGACTTTGcctaaaagaaacattttttttgcaCCGGACACTGGCAGAGAGGCTGATGGGGGCATTGTTCTTGAAAACTGAATTCTGAGCGACTTGCTGTCAGAGACCAGGTATCTGGTCCAGCAAGCTACTTCCTTTAGGGAGGAGCCTTCTCTACAGGCAGGGACAAGCGGTGACATGATACAGTGGGGAGAACGCGGGAATTAAGAGTCCTGGCTTCTCCACTTactaactctgtgaccctgtgggagTCATGTAATCACTCCGTATAAGCCTataagcctcagtctcctcatctgtaaaacgggaagGCACAGCACCCATGTTTCCAGGATGGTGTGAGTCTACTTGTAGCTGAACCCAGCCAGGGTCTTgcctctctttttccttcattcaCTATCTATCTACTCTCTCTGCCACCTGACATTTCCAAGCTGTTTCCATCAAAGAGAAATTGCCCACAaggtatctttcttttcctagaAAATCTAGTGGCTTAGCAAACAGTGGATAAGCtttgcctttttccttttccctgccATTTTGTAAAACAAGGTTATTGATCTGTCTTATAAAATTGCTTTAAAGGTgaagtaaaatatatgtaaaagccCTCTGGAAATGATATAAACAGCAACAGTAATAaacacagtggttaagactatgggTTGGAAGCAGAGTGCTCGTGTTCCTGTATAGTCAACTACATTCTCATGCTAGCTATGGGTCCTCCTTGGGTTAAGGCtgtgcctcagtgttctcatctataaagtgggaataACAACACCTACTTCATAGGATTATAATGAAAactcaaatttaaaaaagtatGCATTCCATACAGCATCTGGACCATAGAAAGTGCTGGTATTGGTCATTATTATTAGTTTTCACCTGTATAGCTCCTGGGTTGTAGAGGGCTTTCACAGAAATGTCCCATTTGACCTTGATAACAACCTTTTGAATAATAAATTACTGTCTCCACTTTAGACAAGGCACTGGACAAAGTCAAAGGGCAGAATTCACCTTCTGGCTTCCAAGCACAGTTCTTTCTCTTTCACTCAGTGGCTCTTAGAGAAGATAAATCATTGTATTCTTTACCCAAGAGTAGACTGCCCCCCAGGTATCTGGTTAGGTCTCTTGACTGCTGGAGGTCAGGTTTTCTTAGATTTACCTTCCCACTGGTCTTCATAACCAAGAACAGCCTTCCCTTCTAGCTGATATGTTTTCCCACGAGGAGAGTGGCCCTGAGCCAGACTGGGTACTGTCAGAACGGGAGCAGTTTAATGAATTCCGGGATCTGAACAAGGATGGGAAGCTGGACAAAGATGAGATTCGTCACTGGATCCTTCCCCAAGACTACGACCACGCGCAGGCCGAGGCCAGGCACCTGGTGTACGAGTCAGACAAAAACAAGGTATTTCGCAGTGTTCTGGAACTGTTGCTTGAAGGGAGACAGTTTACATAAGATTGCTTCTGTTTGCTTCTTAGATGTTTGTCTTGGCCTGTGCGGCCGTGCCCTTATTGATCTCTCTCATTCCTGCCCTACATCTGAGACCTGTGAACTTGGCCGACATCGCGATAACCCGCAGTGAGCTCATTAGGCCAGATGTTCCTATTCCTAGAGAGCCTGTTGTGGGTTGCACTTAGGTTCACTGACATCTCCTAGGATCGCAGTGCCGGTCACTTTGTTGGCTGTAGGCAGGCAAGGATTTAAGAGGTATGCCCTGCATCACCCTAGGACCAGCTTTTCATCCATTCATGCCTTCAGCAGACTCTCATCAGATATCTGCAGCATGTGAGGCAGAAGGGATCCCATCACATGAAGGCCCAGGCATCAGGCCAGCTTACTGTGCTGGCTCcagtgccaacatccactggtcaatatgcaaatatataagaTGTGAAAGAGGTCCTGCCTCTTCCCATTTTGATCACTGCTCCGAATTCTCGGGAGACAGTCAGGTTTTGCAGTCAGGCCATAAAAGGGAAGTGGAATTCTTCAGAGCCTGTTTTGGGAATGCCAGCACTGCATGTAGACATAACCAGACTCCGGCTTCTGAATTCCTTGAGGACTTTTCCGATATATTTTAGCACAGTGTTTATAGCAGGAGGCTGTTCCATTTAGGGTTTTGCAGAACAGTGATGGTAGATGAAAGAGATACCCAGCAGTTTCTTAATTATGAATTGTAATATTTTAAACGTTGCAGATCAATGAAATAACATGAGTGTCAGGCTGAGCTATTTACTCAGAGTTTCTGTGACAAAGCGCTTTCTTCTCTCCTCTAGGATGAAAAGCTCACTAAAGAGGAGATCTTAGACAACTGGAACATGTTTGTTGGAAGCCAAGCTACCAATTATGGGGAAGACCTCACCAAAAACCACGATGAGCTCTGATGCAAACTCACCATAACATGACagactgttttgttttattgtccTGGATGGTTGCTACAATTGTCTCACTTACAGCAGTTATGTCTCCACAGAAAGCAAATTTATCACCTCAGATTGGggttaaaattgttttttactcAATATTTGCTGGAAAATACTCACCACTATTCTTTGAGTAACATTTCTCTTCAAGCACATTAAAATCTTGGTAAATTGCAGTGCTCTATGGGGATACCTTACTAAAACATGACTTTTTAGCTTTTTTCCATGAAATTTGAactaaagaagaatgaaatttgaAAAGCCCTATTATTCAGAAGTTGGGTAGGTGGGGAGAGGACAGTATAATGGAGTGACTGCTGTGCATTTTAACTGCAGATTTTTTTACATTTGCCACTGTTAATAGTTGGTAAAGGAAAATTCTGATTAAGCTTCAGTGGTATCTTCCTACACAGGCTTCTTTCAGAGCAAGGCTGATTATTTCAAATTCTTCCTTCTTGACTGTACTCTGAGCTGTTACTGTAAATGGCATATAAACCTCTGTGCATTTTTCTGTATGAACCTGCTAATGTGCACAACAGATCCACCCatcttttttgtctttgtttttttttttttttacaataagaaGCAATTAAGAAAggtaatatgaaaaagaaaggaattttaaatgTAGAGAGAAAAGATGAATGTCAGGCATTTGAAGAACTATAGGAAAATGGTAAACACTTTATTATACTTGAGAAATTCTTCTTGACATGTAAATAAAGTAGATCTGATCTTTGAAAAAGTGACTAGAAATCCAATCCATTGCCTTGCTGACCTCGGACAGGAATAGAGAGTGGGGTCCTAGGGAAACCTGCCTAGTGGAGCTCCGGAACCCATCTCTCCCAGTCCGGTGAATCCACAGCCTTCCAACCTGCCCTGGGACCCCTTACACTATGGAGTTGACAAAGTAGTGTTCCAAGTCACTGGCTAAACTGGAAGAAAGAACTTTTACAGGTTGAAATTCCACCTTGTAAGTAGaaagtgaatgaataaaggatCCCTCTGAGGATTTTCTACTGTGTCCTGTGGTGTTTGACTTCACACATACCATCTGTGACATTATTCTCTGCTGATAGAGAATTTAACAGAGGGATGAGATGACATGAGTAAGGTTAAAGaagttctacattttaaaaatccaactaCTAGAATGTTCAGGACATACTCATATTTACCTATTTAATATGTACTTCTCTATGATAATTAGAGAAACTGCAGGTCGTCTTAACTGTAAGACCTTTCAGAGACAAGTTTCAGCTGGAAGGAAATCTAGGCTTCTTGCAAAGGCCTGTTCGGTCGCCAAGTCGTGCCTGATGACTTTTtaccaccccatgaactgcagcatgccaagcttccctgtccttcactatctcccagagtttgcccaagttcatgtccattgtactggtgatgccatccaaccatctcatcctcttttgtcccctcctgccttcctagtatcagggtcttttccagtgagttgcctctttgcatcaggtggccaaagtactggtgcctcagcttcagcatcagtccttccaatgaatattcagggttggttttctttagaattaactggtttgatctccttggtatccaagggactcccaaggcCTACCAGGCCCTATAGCATCTGGTCCTTTCCCACCTCATCAGCATCACTAGGTTTCACCTCCCACAGCAGCCTCACTGACTTTCTGGTCCTCAAACACACCAAATTCATTTCGAAGTTGGGCCCTTTGCACTTGCCATCCTTTCTCATTGGGAACCCCCACTTCACACATCCTGGGGTAACTCACATGATTCCTcaaaggggaccttcccaactccaTTATTTGTAGTAGTCCCTCATGCTGCCCTgatgactcaatggtaaagaatctgcctgccaatgtaggagctgcaggttcgatccctgggtcagaaagatcccctggaggaaggaatggcaacccactccagtattcttgcctggagaatccatggacagaggaaccccgaccccctggctacagtccatggggtcgccaaagaattggatacaacttagcaactaaacaatgacagcATTTGAGTCCACAtttccctgttttattttctgcttgGTATGTACATATTGCCATTTATGTTTGTTTCCTAGGACTGCTATATAAATTACCATAGAAAAGTGTGGCTTTCAACAACAGAAACTCACAATGCAGGCTGGAGTCTGAAATCAAGTCGTTGGCAGgactgttgttcagtagctaagtcgtgtcttactcttcgCAGCCCATGGACTTcggtacaccaggcttccctgtccttcacggtcacctggagtttgctcaaactcgtgtctgcTGAGCCAGTGATGTCATCAAACCATGGCATCCTCAGCAGGACTGTGCTCCTGAACGTTCTAAGGGAGAATCCTACAATCTTTCTTGCTTCTTCCTGCTTCTGGTAGTTCCAGGTGTGCTCGCTGTGGCTGCTTCACTCCACCCTGCATCCGTCTTACggccttcttccctctctctgaGTGAGTCTCTCTTTTGTGTGTCTCTTACAAGGACACTTGGAATTGGCTTTAGGGCCCACCTAGATAATCCAGGGTGATCTGATCTCTAGatccttaattatatctgcaaaaggCCATTTTTCCAAGTAAGctcatattcacaggttccaggagtTAGGAGGGAGACATACCTTTTGCAGGGGGCACCTATCAACCAACTAAACTGCCTGACATCTTGTTTGTAAACTGTCCACCTTCCCTGAGCTACAACACAAGCTCTATGACAACACCCTGATTTGTTTAACCAACTGCTGGTTCCCAGGACCTAGAAGAGTAGAGCAGTAAAGCCTAGCCTACGATAAATACTCTGTAGTTATTTGCGGAATGAATGAGAGATTGTTAGCTTTAATGAAAGAGAATActcctggggttggggggtgcgGGCAGCAGAAttctataaaaaaatttttttaaatagctaaaaGTTGCTGAATGAAAAGGAATTTGCCAAGATTCCAGAGTTATCAAATGGCAGGACCAGAATGCAAATCCAAGTGTTCCTTGCTCCAAAATCTCTGTTGTTTAATACTAAATTTTATTGCTCCAAATCTCTGAATCTTACATATGtcccctttatttctttgctcacTCGCAGTATATGATTATGTGGTCAGGAAATGAGAATAACTCACTTACCTAGAAATAGGCTGacacttttttttaagaaatgagaacctgtctttaaaaaaataagaaaataatatagtGTAACCTAATTATAAGCCTAACACTTTTAAAAGGTGCTAACattatttttcccccaaaaggGAATACCAGCTGGTTTATTAAGTTATACATAGTcagatgttaaatatattttgaacacTAAGTTTTTCCCTTTCAAGTCAGTGCACATAGACGAGAACCCTCAAAGAGACTAGTGCTTCTGGGGCTGAATTTAACACTATTTAAGGAAAGAAAACCTTAGCTAGGGGACATAGCTGTTAACATGGTGATTTGTAAAGCCTTAGATTTCTAATAGGGTCTGACTGTTTCAAGGAAAACATATTTTGTTTCTAGGTAACATTTCAAGTCTGATTATGAACAAATGCTACAAAATTGATCTGTAATGGGAAATACTGTTATGTCACAAAGCATTATCTATATGCTTAATGTGACTGAAAGCATTAATTGCTAGGAGCCAAAATCTGTCCAAGCAAAACATGAACATGTATTTTGTATCTCTTGTCTCTTACTGTAGATTTTTGAATGAATTCGAGTGTAACAAAGATGTAGTTAGAAAATCTGCACACCTGAAGACTTTCTTCACCCGCTTGGATTACTGTACTTGTTCCTTGttagcaaaggcaggagtcataACTGCTCAGAAGTGCCCAGCAAACAATAGATACATGGCCACTTGTTAGTAGCTCAGCAAAAACATCTTGCAGAGTAGTGAATGGCtgactgcattttagactcttccTAGATTTATTTTGCCACCTTTATAGTAAAAGTCAGCTTCCTCCAACTACATGCAACTAAGATTTGgctctttctgtattttttttttaaattctctctgTATTCTTAAAGCAAGTTCATAATGCTAGCATTTCCCACCAAAAAACCAATGAGTACCATAACATCTAACACTTTGGCTCATGTTGAAGCATTAAAATTTTGAGCAGTGGAAAGACTGTGTCATCAGCACTCAAACTCATAAGATTTACATGAACTTGGAGCCATTTCCAAGTATCCATCTGCACTCTCAAATATGTCATTTCCAGGGTCCGGGACTGGGGAAACACACCCTAGGTATAATGCATCCCATCATCCCGTGTGCTTTAAGTACCTCTCTGATTCTTCTCCTATAAAATAGTGCCCAATTTCCCACAGAGActcatgaaagaaaatgaatgtgaGGATTGGTTACTTTCCTACCTTGGAGGTATTTGTGTAGTGGGAGCACACAGTATGTCTTTTCTCCTACGTAAATACTAATAATACCTGTACCAGGCACCATGCCAAGGACTTATATACACTAACCGTTGAACCCTCACAACAGCCCTCTGAGGTTGGTACTTGTAAGAAAGAGGATATGCTGGGTTAAGCTGCAGTAAAAATCATACCATCTCAGTGGTTTACAGCAACAGAcaatttttcctttctcaaaCTCTTTGGTTCTGAGCAATTGTCCATGGCAGCTGTGGTGTGGGATTCAGCAGGGCGTCTCCATATCCACCCATGTCCACTGAGGAGTGGAGCACAGGCAAACATGGTCACTCCTGAAGGTGACCCATGTCTTCCATTCATTGGTCAAAACAAGTCATGTGGGCACATGTCTCCCATTCATTGGTCAAAACAGGTCATGGGTGACCACATCTAACTTCAGGGGAGTAGGAAGTGCAATCCTACTATTGCTCTGGGTGAGGGGTCAGGGTGTTAAAAACATTGGTGACTGGCACTCCTGGGTAACCAGTGGTAATATTatgattttttccattttataagtgAGTGAACTGTAAGGggaattaatatccaaaataacaCAGTTCATAAGTTAGGTGACTATATGATTGATTGGCCAGATCAGAATACCTTTGCCAATGAAAGAAGGAAGTTTTAATCAACACCTCCCTAAATCCCGAGCAACCTGCACTGACCACGTTGGGATTTACAGACCCTCTCTGCTCCTCCTCTGGCTGggatcttcttcctcctcctcctgaactCAGGTGTCCACAGCCAAGAGACAAGGTGAGCAGTGCACACGCAAGAACTCAAGAGCAGAGAAGTGAGACTCACAAAAAGGGAGTTTTCCCCGTTGACCTTCCTGAGGAGGTCAAATGCCAGAGGTCAGATAAATCTATGCCTACCAACCAGGCTGCTGCTTAATGGTCTTGCCGAGATTTAGAATTCTTGTACGAAGTGttttaaaacctaaaaatcaaTCTATCACTAGGTGAAATTGAATGAATTAAATGACAAAGGAATAGCTTTTAATGTTGTTTGTATCATGGTCAGGGTATTCCAAAGCTAGTTGTGTGTCGTGGCAATTTGAAACTCATTTCAAAAGCAGGTCAGAGTCTTAGTACAATCAAAAACATTCAGGAAAGGTTATAttttcagaggaagaaactgaggcccagacagATTAAGCTTGTGCGTTTCCCTCTCTCAGGACTGAGACAGAGGTTGGACTAGAACACCTTCCCCAACTCCAGTTGTTCTTTTTAAAACCTCAatgttctcatctgaaaaatggcaaCAATAACTCCTACTTTATAGAAGAGAAATAAGGATGAATTAAGGTAATGACCATAAAGCATTTTGTATGGCCAGTGCGCAGGAAATGGTAACCATTTTCGTTATTATACCAAAGCAGGGTTCTTACATATTTCAGCATCAAAGGTTTACTTTTAGATTGCAACACATGCCATTAGTGACTGATGGAGGTCGTGAATTTATCAGAAAATTGTCAAAGgtgtgtttgttgttttaaatacagaaaagaacgttgttttttcctttttttttaaagttcacatcttaccaaaaaaaaaaaaaaagagttcatatGGTTTTATTAACTGTAAGAAGCTGAAGACATTTAAAGACTCATATCAGATTAGTGGTTTTAAATCACAGCAAGTATGCGGCCATGCTACTGGAGATAAAGATGCCTGTAGCCAGCATGCTCAGGTGAGTTGAGAGACAAATTCATTCACTAGCTGAATGACTTTAGGCCAGTTATCGATACTTGCACCCTCCAAACCtcattttcctctttgaaaaagGAGGGAAGAGCAGCACCAGCCTGGCTGGGTGGTGTGGGGGCTCAGCGAGACCCTGGGTGTGAAGCACTTTGCCCCGGGCCTGATGCACAGGGATGCTTGATTGGTGAAGCAAGGTGACACTCATAAAGGATAAAAAATACCCTCTCCTCGGGGTGGAAAAAAACATGCTagggaataaaaagaaatcatctagagaaggaaatattgccatttgcagcaacatggatggacatagagaacatTATACTTAGCAAAGCAAGACAAAGacagatattatatgatatcacttataagtggagtctaaaaaataatacaaacgcATCTGAATAcacaatagaaacagactcacaaagaaaacaaacttttagttacaaaagaagaaaaggcgtagagagggataaattaggagtaaaggaataacagatacaaactattgagcattaaatagataagcaacatgGGATGTCccctggtggtgtagtggttaggattccgggCTTTCACTGCCCTGacctggcctgggttcagtccctggtcgggtaactaagatccctcccacaagctgcatggcacagccctCCCCATGCCCCAAAAAGATAAGCAACGagatttactgtatagtacagggaattatattcaacatcttgtaataacctataatggaaaataatataaagcacatacatacatatatatattttatatatatatatatatatatgtatataaaactgaatcattctgctgtacacctgaaaccaaacataaataaatcaaatgtAGTTCAGTTAAACAGAAGAAACTGTTACGAGGATCAACTACACTTTATTTTCTAGCAGGCGTGACTCCCATACAGACGTTCACCCTGGAGCCGGGCTCATCAGCCGCAGGAGGCCCCTCCGGAAGTCTTCGGGAAGGCCCAGCGGCTTGCTGGTGGCTGGATTGACGAAGACGTGGAC
This portion of the Bos taurus isolate L1 Dominette 01449 registration number 42190680 breed Hereford chromosome 15, ARS-UCD2.0, whole genome shotgun sequence genome encodes:
- the RCN1 gene encoding reticulocalbin-1 precursor (The RefSeq protein has 1 substitution compared to this genomic sequence), translated to MARGGRGRHLGLALGLLLALLLAPPALWAKPTVRKERVVRPDSDLGERPAEDNQSFQYDHEAFLGKEDSKTFDQLTSEESKERLGKIVDRIDSDGDGFVTTEELKTWIKRVQKRYIYDNVAKVWKDYDRDKDDKISWEEYKQATYGYYLGNPTEFQDTSDHHTFKKMLPRDERRFKAADLDSDQTATREEFTAFLHPEEFEHMKEIVVLETLEDIDKNGDGFVDQDEYIADMFSHEESGPEPDWVLSEREQFNEFRDLNKDGKLDKDEISHWILPQDYDHAQAEARHLVYESDKNKDEKLTKEEILDNWNMFVGSQATNYGEDLTKNHDEL